A region from the Halomonas piscis genome encodes:
- the ydiJ gene encoding D-2-hydroxyglutarate dehydrogenase YdiJ, with protein MIASLTRQTVPLERASADYVRFLEALKASGFDGEIAPDYASRTVAATDNSIYQRLPQAVLYPRHAEDLERIAKLAGEVPNRDIVLAPRGGGTGTNGQSLTDGLVVDVSRHMNRILEIDVENRRVRVQAGVVKDQLNAALRPYGLFFAPDLSTSNRATIGGMVSTDASGQGSCEYGKTRDHVLELDTVLLGGKRLTSHALAPDEERDTCARRGMIGAIHRTAADIIDRKAELIAATFPPLNRCLTGYDLAHLRDDAGHLDINSLLCGSEGSLGLLNEAVLKVLPIPRHSTLVNVRYSGFMDALRDAKALMGKAQPTSIETIDDTVLLLAMDDFVWDGVAEFFPDGDTPIRGINLVEFNDDDPERLAERVASFTRHLGEDTSVARLGYTLAEGRSAMQRVYAMRKRAVGLLGNARGEKRPIPFVEDTAVPPEHLADYIAEFRAVLDRHELKYGMFGHVDAGVLHVRPAIDMKDPEQARLIREISDEVAALTQRYHGLLWGEHGKGIRSEYAPRFFGELYPSLQRVKAAFDPHNQLNPGKIASPRHDGGLIARESDPALLAIDGVTTRGELDRTIDERAWQSYDAAVYCNGNGACYNYDVDDPMCPSWKATRQRIHSPKGRASLIREWLRLQTEAGIDVVEESRKKKAEGIGGFIAHLPLRAYNTLSRRGRDDYSHQVYEAMAGCLACKSCASQCPVKVNVPQFRSQFLEVYHGRYLRPLRDYLIGTTEFLLPTLAKVAPLYNGLLTSRLGDTLMRRGLGMSDSPTIARASLKKQLRAWGVSPATPTALGLLTEQQRANSVIIVQDAFTTHFEARLVMDVVELLSRLNLRVFVMPYAANGKPLDVQGFLGAFHRTAEKQARRLCTLADFGVPLVGIDPAMTLCYRQEYVKALGEDAVPPVHLLQEWLATRLNTLPVAPLAGPEGGYRLLSHCTEKTSEPQSPRAWQRVFAAFGLELETLASGCCGMSGTYGHETRNVETSKTIYAQSWQPVVEAEERQGRLLATGYSCRSQAGRFSNAALPHPLQALLHAMKRTG; from the coding sequence ATGATTGCATCCCTGACTCGGCAGACAGTCCCTCTCGAGCGCGCAAGCGCCGACTACGTGCGCTTTCTCGAAGCGCTCAAGGCCAGCGGCTTCGACGGCGAGATTGCCCCGGACTACGCCAGCCGCACCGTCGCGGCCACGGACAACTCCATCTACCAGCGCTTGCCTCAGGCAGTGCTCTACCCCCGCCACGCCGAGGACCTTGAGCGCATCGCCAAGCTTGCCGGCGAAGTGCCCAACCGCGATATCGTCCTTGCTCCCCGGGGCGGCGGCACCGGCACCAACGGCCAGTCGCTCACCGACGGGCTGGTGGTGGACGTTTCCCGGCACATGAACCGCATCCTCGAGATCGACGTGGAAAACCGCCGGGTACGGGTCCAGGCCGGCGTGGTCAAGGATCAGCTCAACGCCGCGCTCAGGCCCTACGGGCTCTTCTTTGCCCCGGACCTGTCCACCTCCAACCGCGCCACCATCGGCGGGATGGTCTCCACCGACGCCAGCGGCCAGGGCAGCTGCGAATACGGCAAGACCCGGGACCACGTGCTTGAGCTCGACACCGTGCTGCTGGGCGGCAAGCGCCTGACAAGCCACGCCCTTGCGCCGGACGAAGAGCGCGACACCTGCGCCCGGCGCGGCATGATCGGCGCTATTCACCGCACCGCCGCCGACATCATCGATCGCAAGGCCGAGCTCATCGCCGCGACGTTTCCGCCGCTCAACCGCTGCCTCACCGGCTACGACCTGGCCCACCTGCGCGACGACGCAGGCCACCTGGATATCAACAGCCTGCTGTGCGGCTCGGAAGGCTCGCTGGGGTTATTAAACGAGGCGGTGCTCAAGGTGCTGCCCATCCCCCGCCACTCGACGCTGGTCAACGTGCGCTACTCGGGCTTCATGGACGCTCTCAGGGATGCCAAGGCCTTGATGGGCAAGGCGCAGCCGACGTCCATCGAAACCATCGACGACACCGTGCTGCTGCTGGCCATGGACGACTTCGTCTGGGACGGCGTGGCCGAGTTCTTCCCCGACGGCGACACGCCCATTCGCGGCATCAACCTGGTGGAGTTCAACGACGACGATCCGGAAAGGCTGGCCGAACGCGTGGCGAGCTTTACCCGCCACCTGGGCGAGGATACCAGCGTTGCCCGGCTGGGCTACACCCTGGCCGAGGGTCGGAGCGCCATGCAAAGGGTCTACGCCATGCGCAAGCGCGCGGTGGGGCTTTTGGGCAACGCCAGGGGCGAGAAGCGCCCGATCCCGTTTGTCGAAGACACCGCCGTGCCGCCGGAGCACCTGGCCGACTACATCGCCGAGTTTCGCGCCGTGCTGGATCGCCACGAGCTCAAATACGGCATGTTTGGCCACGTCGACGCCGGCGTGCTCCACGTGCGCCCGGCCATCGACATGAAGGACCCCGAGCAGGCGCGGCTGATCCGCGAGATTTCCGACGAGGTGGCCGCGCTGACCCAGCGCTACCATGGCCTTTTGTGGGGCGAGCACGGCAAGGGCATTCGCTCGGAATACGCGCCCCGATTCTTCGGCGAGCTCTACCCCAGCCTGCAGCGGGTCAAGGCTGCCTTTGATCCCCACAACCAGCTCAACCCGGGCAAGATCGCCTCGCCCCGCCACGACGGCGGGCTGATCGCCCGGGAAAGCGACCCCGCCCTTCTCGCCATCGACGGCGTCACCACCCGGGGCGAGCTTGATCGCACCATCGACGAGCGCGCCTGGCAGTCCTACGACGCCGCAGTGTACTGCAACGGCAACGGCGCCTGCTACAACTACGACGTCGACGACCCCATGTGTCCGTCGTGGAAGGCCACCCGCCAGCGCATTCATTCACCCAAGGGCCGCGCCAGCCTGATCCGCGAGTGGCTGCGGCTGCAAACCGAAGCCGGCATCGACGTGGTGGAAGAGTCGCGCAAGAAAAAGGCCGAGGGCATCGGCGGCTTTATCGCCCATCTGCCGCTGCGCGCCTATAACACCCTGAGCCGCCGGGGCCGCGACGACTACTCTCACCAGGTGTACGAGGCCATGGCCGGCTGCCTGGCGTGCAAATCCTGCGCCAGCCAGTGCCCGGTGAAAGTCAACGTGCCGCAGTTCCGCTCGCAGTTTCTCGAGGTCTACCACGGCCGCTACCTGCGCCCGCTGCGGGACTACCTGATCGGCACCACCGAGTTTCTGCTGCCCACCCTTGCCAAGGTGGCGCCGCTCTACAACGGCCTGCTCACCAGCCGCCTGGGGGACACCCTGATGCGCCGGGGGCTGGGCATGAGCGACTCGCCGACGATCGCCCGGGCGAGCCTGAAAAAGCAGCTCAGGGCCTGGGGCGTCAGCCCCGCCACGCCCACCGCGCTCGGCCTGCTCACCGAGCAGCAGCGCGCTAACAGCGTGATTATCGTCCAGGACGCCTTCACCACCCACTTTGAAGCCAGGCTGGTGATGGACGTGGTCGAGCTTTTATCCCGACTCAACCTGCGGGTATTTGTCATGCCCTACGCCGCCAACGGCAAGCCGCTCGACGTCCAGGGCTTTCTCGGCGCGTTCCACCGCACCGCGGAGAAACAGGCCCGGCGCCTGTGCACCCTGGCCGACTTCGGCGTGCCGCTGGTGGGCATCGACCCGGCGATGACGCTGTGCTACCGGCAGGAATACGTCAAGGCGCTGGGGGAAGACGCCGTGCCGCCGGTGCACCTGCTGCAGGAATGGCTGGCCACCCGGCTGAATACGCTCCCGGTAGCCCCGCTTGCCGGCCCCGAAGGCGGCTACCGGCTGCTGTCCCACTGCACCGAGAAGACCAGCGAGCCCCAAAGCCCCCGCGCCTGGCAGCGGGTCTTCGCCGCCTTCGGCCTGGAGCTTGAAACCCTTGCCAGCGGCTGCTGCGGCATGTCCGGTACCTACGGCCACGAAACCCGCAACGTCGAGACGTCGAAAACCATCTACGCCCAGTCCTGGCAGCCCGTGGTCGAGGCCGAAGAGCGCCAAGGCCGCCTGCTGGCCACCGGCTACTCCTGCCGCAGCCAGGCCGGCCGCTTTTCAAACGCTGCCCTGCCCCACCCGCTGCAGGCGCTGCTTCACGCCATGAAGCGTACGGGCTGA
- the serS gene encoding serine--tRNA ligase, whose translation MLDPKLLRGDLEAVARQLARRGYTLDTEGLAALESRRRELQTRTEQLQNERNTRSKAIGNAKASGEDIQPLLDEVSDLGDRLDEAKQAHAEVQEEWEHAVSGIPNLPHESVPDGHSEDDNVELHRWGAPREFDFEVLDHVDLGKKSGYLDFDLAAKLTGARFAVMRGPVAKLHRALAQFMLDTQTERHGYEECYVPYIVNRDSLVGTGQLPKFGEDLFRLDDEREYHLIPTSEVPLANFVRDEIVEAEALPLKLTAHTPCFRSEAGSHGKDTRGMIRQHQFDKVEMVQVVEPEQSYEALEQMRDHAEAILQALELPYRAMTLCAGDMGFGAAKTYDLEVWLPSQETYREISSISNCEDFQARRMRARYRHPAAKKPRLVHTLNGSGLAVGRCLLAVLENHQQADGTVTVPEPLRPYMGGAESIRL comes from the coding sequence ATGCTCGACCCGAAACTGTTGCGCGGAGATCTGGAGGCGGTGGCCCGGCAGCTGGCTCGCCGCGGCTATACCCTGGATACCGAAGGGCTTGCCGCGCTGGAGTCCCGCCGCCGCGAGCTGCAGACCCGGACCGAACAGCTGCAGAACGAGCGCAATACGCGCTCCAAGGCGATCGGCAATGCCAAGGCCAGCGGGGAGGACATTCAGCCGCTGCTGGATGAGGTGAGCGATCTGGGCGACCGGCTGGACGAGGCCAAGCAGGCCCACGCCGAGGTGCAGGAGGAGTGGGAGCACGCCGTCAGCGGGATTCCCAACCTGCCCCACGAGAGCGTGCCCGACGGCCACAGCGAAGACGACAACGTCGAGCTTCACCGCTGGGGGGCGCCGCGCGAATTTGATTTCGAGGTGCTTGACCACGTGGATCTGGGCAAGAAGTCCGGCTATCTCGACTTTGACCTGGCCGCCAAGCTCACCGGCGCGCGCTTTGCCGTGATGCGCGGCCCGGTGGCGAAGCTGCACCGGGCGCTGGCGCAGTTCATGCTCGATACCCAGACCGAGAGGCACGGCTACGAAGAGTGCTACGTGCCCTATATCGTCAACCGCGACTCGCTGGTCGGGACCGGGCAGCTGCCCAAGTTCGGCGAGGACCTGTTCCGCCTGGACGACGAACGCGAGTACCACCTGATTCCGACCTCGGAAGTGCCGCTGGCCAACTTCGTGCGCGACGAGATCGTCGAGGCTGAGGCGCTACCGCTGAAGCTGACGGCCCACACGCCGTGCTTTCGCAGCGAAGCCGGCTCCCACGGCAAGGATACCCGGGGCATGATCCGCCAGCACCAGTTTGACAAGGTGGAAATGGTGCAGGTTGTCGAGCCCGAGCAGAGCTATGAGGCGCTGGAGCAGATGCGCGACCACGCCGAAGCGATCCTGCAGGCGCTGGAGCTGCCCTATCGCGCCATGACGCTGTGCGCCGGCGACATGGGCTTTGGTGCGGCCAAGACCTACGATCTGGAAGTGTGGCTACCCAGCCAGGAGACCTATCGGGAAATTTCCTCGATTTCCAACTGCGAGGATTTCCAGGCCCGGCGGATGCGGGCGCGCTATCGCCACCCCGCGGCGAAAAAGCCGCGGCTGGTACATACGCTGAACGGCTCCGGCCTGGCGGTGGGGCGCTGCCTGCTGGCGGTGCTGGAAAACCACCAGCAGGCGGACGGCACGGTCACCGTTCCCGAGCCGCTGCGGCCGTACATGGGCGGCGCAGAGTCGATTCGCCTTTAA
- a CDS encoding NADH-quinone oxidoreductase subunit A, translating to MPLDSANALIAEYWAIGLFVLAVFLLCAFMIGASALLGGRSQGRSKPVPFESGILGAGDARQRFSIQFYLVAMLFVIFDIEAVFLFAWAVSVRESGWPGFWGAAVFIGILLAGLIYDYRSGALDWAPIGSERMHRGSARRG from the coding sequence ATGCCACTCGACAGTGCCAATGCGTTGATCGCCGAGTACTGGGCCATCGGGCTTTTTGTCCTGGCCGTTTTTTTGCTGTGTGCGTTCATGATCGGCGCCTCGGCGCTGCTGGGCGGGCGCAGCCAGGGGCGCAGCAAGCCCGTTCCGTTTGAAAGCGGCATCCTTGGCGCCGGTGACGCCCGGCAGCGCTTCTCCATCCAGTTTTACCTGGTGGCGATGCTGTTCGTGATCTTCGATATTGAAGCCGTCTTCCTGTTTGCCTGGGCCGTATCAGTACGCGAGTCGGGCTGGCCGGGCTTCTGGGGAGCCGCCGTTTTCATTGGCATCCTGCTTGCCGGGCTGATCTACGACTATCGCTCCGGCGCGCTCGACTGGGCGCCGATTGGCAGCGAACGAATGCACCGGGGAAGCGCGCGGCGCGGCTGA
- the trpC gene encoding indole-3-glycerol phosphate synthase TrpC: MSDQARPTVLTRILARKDEEVAERRRAVPEADLVALAEQQSAPRGFIRALNGRMAAGEAAVIAEIKKASPSKGVIREDFAPAAIAQSYADGGAACLSVLTDADFFQGHEDFLIAARDACRLPVIRKDFITHGYQVTEARAIGADCILLIVAALDDARLAELNRRAHELGMDVLVEVHDAHELERALKLDLELVGINNRNLHTFDTTLDTTLDLLKKVPEGVTVITESGIHTREDVAKMRAHNVNGFLVGEAFMRKESPGKALEAMFF, encoded by the coding sequence ATGAGCGATCAGGCTAGGCCCACCGTGCTGACCCGTATTCTGGCGCGCAAGGACGAAGAAGTGGCCGAGCGCCGCCGGGCCGTGCCCGAAGCCGACCTGGTGGCGCTGGCCGAGCAGCAAAGCGCCCCGCGCGGCTTTATTCGCGCCTTGAACGGGCGCATGGCGGCCGGTGAGGCGGCGGTTATCGCCGAGATCAAGAAGGCCTCGCCGTCCAAGGGCGTCATCCGCGAAGACTTTGCTCCGGCCGCGATCGCCCAAAGCTACGCCGACGGCGGCGCGGCCTGCCTCTCGGTGCTCACCGACGCGGACTTCTTCCAGGGCCACGAGGATTTCCTCATCGCCGCCCGGGACGCCTGCCGGCTCCCGGTGATCCGCAAGGACTTCATCACCCACGGCTATCAGGTCACCGAGGCCCGGGCCATCGGCGCGGACTGTATCCTGCTGATCGTTGCCGCCCTTGACGATGCCAGGCTTGCCGAGCTCAACCGCCGGGCCCATGAGCTGGGCATGGACGTGCTGGTGGAGGTCCACGACGCCCACGAGCTGGAGCGCGCGCTGAAGCTTGACCTTGAGCTTGTTGGCATCAACAACCGCAACCTCCACACCTTCGACACCACCCTCGATACCACGCTGGATCTGCTCAAGAAAGTCCCCGAGGGCGTGACGGTAATCACCGAATCCGGCATCCACACCAGGGAAGACGTGGCCAAAATGCGTGCCCACAACGTCAACGGCTTTTTGGTGGGCGAGGCCTTTATGCGCAAGGAGAGCCCCGGGAAAGCACTTGAGGCGATGTTTTTCTAG
- a CDS encoding DUF4202 domain-containing protein, whose amino-acid sequence MIVFNALDEIHRGDPRTVEVDGAAEPKELVYARRMSAWLEHLDGEPGEILRLAVRAQHLERWRLPRADYPEGRAGYLTWRRDQSRRAGETTAKLMIDAGYAEAEAERAARIIRKQGLKRDAEVQTLEDCACLVFLENYFADFSRTIERDHLIRIVQKTWRKMSPRARELALALPMSEASAAIVKEALADAPT is encoded by the coding sequence ATGATCGTTTTCAACGCCCTTGACGAAATTCACCGCGGCGACCCACGCACCGTTGAGGTGGACGGCGCAGCCGAGCCCAAGGAGCTGGTCTACGCCCGGCGCATGAGCGCCTGGCTTGAACACCTTGACGGCGAGCCAGGCGAGATTCTGCGCCTGGCCGTGCGCGCCCAACACCTTGAGCGCTGGCGACTGCCCCGGGCCGACTACCCCGAAGGCCGCGCGGGCTACCTGACCTGGCGCCGCGACCAGAGTCGCCGGGCCGGCGAGACCACGGCTAAGCTGATGATCGATGCCGGCTACGCCGAGGCTGAGGCCGAGCGTGCCGCCAGGATCATTCGCAAGCAGGGCCTTAAGCGCGACGCCGAGGTGCAGACGCTTGAAGACTGCGCCTGCCTGGTCTTTCTGGAAAACTACTTTGCCGACTTCTCGCGCACCATCGAGCGCGACCACCTGATCCGCATCGTCCAGAAAACCTGGCGCAAGATGTCGCCCCGGGCTCGGGAGCTGGCGCTTGCCCTGCCCATGTCCGAAGCCTCCGCGGCCATCGTCAAGGAGGCCCTGGCGGACGCGCCGACCTGA
- the trpD gene encoding anthranilate phosphoribosyltransferase: MQIRDAINALMRRENLSFDRMHALMRQIMTGDASDAQVGALLMGLAMKGETATEIGAAAQVMRELMNRVTPDVKGGVVDIVGTGGDGANLFNVSTASSFVAAAAGARVAKHGGRSVSSSSGSADLFDVAGIFLNLDAEQVARCIEEVGVGFMFAPNHHPAMRHAVGPRRDMGVRTLFNILGPLTNPAGAPNQLLGVYDPTLVPVLAEVLQKLGSRHVMVVHSDDGLDEISLAAPTQVAELKNGEITQYRLTPEELGIERQGLVSLKADGVEDSLRQVKAALSGEGAPADIVSLNAGAALYCAGVAETLKDGVQLARSAQQEGRPLAKMRELSRFTTQFKPQSQ; encoded by the coding sequence ATGCAGATACGAGACGCAATCAATGCGCTGATGCGCCGCGAGAACCTGTCGTTTGACCGGATGCACGCGCTCATGCGCCAGATCATGACCGGGGACGCCAGCGACGCCCAGGTCGGCGCGCTGCTCATGGGGCTTGCCATGAAGGGCGAAACGGCTACCGAGATCGGCGCCGCCGCCCAGGTCATGCGCGAGCTGATGAACCGCGTCACGCCCGACGTCAAGGGCGGCGTGGTGGACATTGTCGGCACCGGCGGCGACGGTGCCAACCTGTTCAACGTTTCCACCGCCTCGAGCTTCGTCGCCGCCGCGGCCGGGGCGCGGGTGGCCAAGCACGGCGGGCGCAGCGTGTCATCATCCTCCGGCAGTGCGGATCTGTTTGACGTGGCGGGGATCTTTCTCAACCTGGATGCCGAACAGGTAGCCCGCTGTATTGAAGAGGTGGGCGTGGGCTTCATGTTCGCCCCCAACCACCATCCGGCCATGCGCCACGCCGTGGGGCCGCGCCGCGACATGGGCGTACGTACCCTGTTCAATATTCTCGGCCCGCTGACCAACCCCGCCGGCGCGCCCAACCAGCTTTTGGGCGTGTACGACCCGACCCTGGTGCCGGTACTCGCCGAGGTGCTGCAAAAGCTCGGCAGTCGCCACGTGATGGTGGTGCACTCGGATGACGGGCTGGACGAAATTTCCCTGGCGGCGCCGACGCAGGTGGCCGAGCTGAAAAACGGCGAGATCACCCAGTACCGCCTTACCCCGGAGGAGCTTGGCATCGAGCGCCAGGGGCTGGTGTCGCTGAAGGCCGACGGCGTGGAAGACAGCCTGCGTCAGGTGAAGGCCGCGCTGAGCGGCGAAGGGGCTCCGGCAGATATCGTTTCGCTCAACGCCGGCGCCGCACTTTACTGCGCCGGCGTGGCCGAGACGCTGAAGGACGGCGTACAGCTGGCGCGCAGCGCCCAGCAGGAGGGGCGGCCGCTGGCAAAAATGCGCGAGCTGTCGCGCTTCACCACCCAGTTCAAACCCCAATCCCAGTGA
- a CDS encoding SIMPL domain-containing protein, with translation MRYHTLGYRRHNGASGRIALLFSLALGVFTAASSSLADSARTPGIVVQAQSTVEVTPDRATVRARLWEDTPAVDLAEEQQRQRHQKARREARDTLEERAASLIDTLEDGAGIDRDAISAGSLGVHPRRDETRGTGQDNDGKSLTSTRLERPITVQLDDLDRLEGVLGALMAADVNRLDGVTFDLKDRQAATDRALTRALKKARHKAELMADTLESELGRVQHVEETRSPGFSPRMMSASADSRSQAEASAPAMEYRPGTVEIEAGVTAEWTLEGSADADSAAGRDSNNESDSDA, from the coding sequence ATGCGATATCATACGCTTGGCTATCGCCGTCACAACGGCGCAAGTGGCCGTATTGCGCTGCTTTTTTCGCTGGCGCTCGGCGTTTTCACCGCCGCCTCTTCCTCGCTGGCCGACAGCGCCCGTACGCCGGGCATCGTGGTACAGGCGCAGTCCACCGTTGAGGTAACGCCCGATCGCGCCACCGTTCGCGCTCGGCTATGGGAGGATACCCCCGCTGTCGACCTCGCTGAAGAACAGCAGCGCCAACGGCATCAGAAAGCCCGCCGGGAAGCGCGCGACACCCTGGAAGAGCGCGCCGCCAGCCTGATCGACACGCTTGAAGACGGCGCCGGCATTGACCGCGACGCCATCAGCGCCGGCTCGCTGGGCGTGCACCCGCGCCGCGATGAGACCCGAGGCACCGGACAGGATAATGACGGCAAGTCCCTGACGAGCACGCGGCTGGAGCGTCCGATCACCGTTCAGCTCGACGACCTGGACCGGCTCGAGGGCGTGCTCGGCGCGCTGATGGCCGCCGACGTCAACCGCCTCGACGGCGTGACCTTTGATCTCAAGGACCGCCAGGCCGCCACCGACAGGGCGCTGACCCGGGCGCTGAAAAAGGCCCGCCACAAGGCCGAGCTGATGGCAGACACCCTGGAGTCAGAGCTTGGCCGCGTGCAGCACGTCGAGGAAACCCGCTCTCCGGGCTTTTCCCCGCGCATGATGAGCGCAAGCGCCGATTCGCGCAGCCAGGCCGAAGCCTCGGCACCGGCTATGGAATATCGCCCCGGGACCGTTGAGATCGAGGCCGGGGTCACCGCTGAGTGGACGCTTGAAGGCAGTGCCGACGCAGACAGCGCCGCCGGCAGAGACAGCAATAACGAAAGTGATAGCGACGCTTAA
- a CDS encoding anthranilate synthase component II yields MAKPAKIVMIDNYDSFTYNIVQYLGELGAEVQTWRNDAVTLADIDALAPSHLVISPGPCTPDEAGISLEAVRHFAGQLPILGVCLGHQAIGQAYGCRVVRAPAVMHGKTSAVGHTGQGVFAGLENPLEVTRYHSLVVERESLPECLDVTAWTPDDDVTPGLVMGLRHRELDVEGVQFHPESILTRQGHGLLANFLQRA; encoded by the coding sequence ATGGCCAAACCGGCAAAGATCGTCATGATCGACAACTACGACAGCTTCACCTACAACATCGTCCAGTACCTGGGGGAGCTGGGGGCCGAAGTGCAGACCTGGCGTAACGACGCGGTCACCCTTGCCGACATTGACGCTCTGGCGCCGAGCCACCTGGTAATTTCTCCCGGGCCCTGCACGCCCGACGAAGCGGGCATCTCCCTGGAGGCCGTTCGCCACTTTGCCGGCCAGCTGCCCATTCTGGGCGTGTGTCTGGGGCATCAGGCCATCGGCCAGGCCTACGGCTGCCGCGTGGTTCGCGCCCCGGCAGTGATGCACGGCAAGACCTCTGCCGTGGGGCACACCGGGCAGGGCGTGTTTGCCGGGCTGGAAAACCCGCTGGAAGTCACCCGCTACCATTCGCTGGTCGTGGAGCGCGAGAGCCTGCCCGAGTGCCTGGACGTTACCGCCTGGACCCCGGACGACGACGTGACGCCGGGGCTGGTCATGGGGCTACGTCACCGCGAGCTGGACGTTGAAGGGGTGCAGTTTCATCCCGAATCGATCTTGACCCGCCAGGGCCACGGGCTTTTGGCGAACTTTTTGCAACGCGCTTGA
- a CDS encoding NADH-quinone oxidoreductase subunit B, producing MAYTLTRADDAMAQQNDRYPLGERQRVDDPMKQQVHRSVFTGKLEEVLNSAVNWGRKNSLWPYNFGLSCCYVEMTTAFTAPHDVARFGAEVLRASPRQADFMVISGTCFVKMAPVIQQLYDQMLEPKWVISMGSCANSGGMYDIYSVVQGVDKFLPVDVYVPGCPPRPEAFLQGLQLLQDSIQEERRPLSWVVGDQGVYRAEMPSQREKHRDRRIQATELRTPDSV from the coding sequence ATGGCATATACCCTGACCCGGGCCGACGACGCCATGGCGCAGCAGAATGACCGCTATCCGCTGGGCGAGCGCCAGCGCGTCGACGACCCGATGAAGCAGCAGGTACACCGCAGCGTGTTTACCGGCAAGCTGGAAGAGGTGCTCAACTCGGCGGTGAACTGGGGGCGCAAGAACTCCCTCTGGCCCTATAACTTCGGGCTGTCCTGCTGCTATGTGGAAATGACCACGGCGTTTACTGCTCCCCACGACGTCGCGCGCTTCGGCGCCGAGGTGCTGCGCGCTTCTCCGCGCCAGGCGGACTTCATGGTGATCTCCGGCACCTGTTTCGTGAAAATGGCGCCGGTCATCCAGCAGCTCTACGACCAGATGCTGGAACCCAAGTGGGTGATTTCCATGGGTTCCTGCGCCAACTCCGGCGGTATGTACGATATCTACTCGGTGGTTCAGGGAGTGGACAAATTCCTCCCCGTCGACGTCTACGTGCCCGGCTGCCCGCCCCGCCCGGAGGCCTTTTTGCAGGGGCTGCAGCTGCTTCAGGACTCGATCCAGGAGGAGCGTCGCCCGCTGTCCTGGGTGGTCGGCGACCAGGGCGTTTACCGTGCGGAAATGCCCTCTCAGCGGGAGAAACACCGCGATCGGCGGATCCAGGCCACCGAGCTGCGCACGCCGGACAGCGTTTAG